From the Solanum lycopersicum chromosome 10, SLM_r2.1 genome, one window contains:
- the LOC101244327 gene encoding protein DETOXIFICATION 29 — protein MEQKGLEIESEETENEQIGNKWCVESKKVWHIAGPAILNAVSLFSLEFVTAAFAGRLGDLELAAVSEVHNVIAGFVYGVMLGMASALATLCGQAVGAGQFNMLGVYLQRSWIITGVTSLLLTPVFVFTSPILRLLRQDKDISHLAGKYAIWIIPQMFAYALNFPMQKFLQSQSKVWVMAIISVGGLAIHVLLNWILVVKGGHGLFGAAIAGNISWWLLDIAQLIYIISGYFPEAWTGFSCLAVKSLTNFVKLSLASAVMVCLELWYFTAVILMVGGLKNATVSVDAISICLGLQLWTLTVAFGFTSSTSVRVSNELGAGNPKAAKFSITVNVLTSAVIGLIISATILATRKEFPRLFTNEQHVIKETSKLGYILAAIIFLNGIQPVLLGVAVGAGWQLQVALISIGCYYGFGLPLGALLGYKFKFGVEGILSAMLAGSLLQTLFQFLIIMRTSWQKQALQAEQRVRTWGGEVENQSTS, from the exons ATGGAACAAAAGGGCTTAGAAATAGAGAGTGAAGAGactgaaaatgaacaaatagGGAATAAATGGTGTGTTGAATCAAAAAAGGTGTGGCATATAGCAGGACCAGCTATCTTGAATGCagtttctttgttttctcttgagTTTGTTACAGCTGCCTTTGCTGGAAGATTGGGAGATTTAGAACTTGCTGCTGTCTCTGAAGTTCATAATGTTATAGCAGGATTTGTCTATGGAGTCATG TTAGGGATGGCAAGTGCTTTGGCAACACTTTGTGGTCAAGCAGTGGGAGCTGGACAGTTCAATATGCTTGGAGTTTACTTGCAAAGATCATGGATCATTACTGGAGTCACATCTTTGTTGCTCACACCAGTTTTTGTCTTCACATCACCGATACTAAGGCTCCTACGTCAAGATAAAGACATCTCTCATCTAGCAGGGAAATACGCGATTTGGATAATTCCTCAAATGTTTGCATATGCTCTCAACTTTCCTATGCAGAAGTTTCTTCAATCTCAGAGCAAAGTTTGGGTTATGGCCATCATATCAGTGGGGGGATTGGCTATTCATGTATTGCTAAATTGGATTCTTGTGGTAAAGGGAGGGCATGGACTTTTTGGTGCTGCAATTGCTGGAAATATATCTTGGTGGCTTTTGGACATTGCTCAGCTTATTTACATAATTTCGGGCTATTTTCCAGAGGCGTGGACTGGTTTTTCATGTCTGGCTGTCAAATCATTGACAAACTTTGTTAAGCTATCACTGGCCTCTGCGGTAATGGTATG TTTAGAGCTTTGGTACTTCACTGCAGTGATTCTAATGGTAGGAGGCTTGAAAAATGCTACAGTTTCTGTTGATGCCATATCTATCTG CCTCGGATTGCAACTGTGGACACTGACGGTTGCCTTTGGTTTCACTTCATCAACCAG TGTGAGAGTTTCAAATGAATTAGGAGCTGGAAATCCAAAAGCAGCAAAATTCTCCATTACAGTCAATGTTTTGACATCAGCAGTGATTGGCCTTATAATCTCAGCTACAATATTAGCTACCAGAAAAGAGTTTCCAAGACTATTCACAAATGAACAGCATGTCATAAAGGAGACATCAAAGCTGGGATATATTCTTGCAGCTATCATCTTCCTTAATGGCATCCAACCTGTTCTACTTG GAGTGGCAGTTGGTGCAGGATGGCAGCTTCAAGTGGCCTTAATTAGCATTGGATGTTATTATGGTTTTGGGCTTCCATTGGGTGCATTGCTTggttacaaattcaaatttgggGTTGAAGGCATACTTTCAGCTATGCTTGCTGGCAGCTTGCTTCAGACACTCTTCCAGTTTCTTATCATTATGCGAACCAGTTGGCAAAAACAG GCTCTTCAAGCAGAACAGAGAGTGAGAACTTGGGGTGGTGAAGTGGAGAACCAATCAACCTCCTAA